In one window of Camelus bactrianus isolate YW-2024 breed Bactrian camel chromosome 13, ASM4877302v1, whole genome shotgun sequence DNA:
- the SRSF4 gene encoding serine/arginine-rich splicing factor 4, whose product MPRVYIGRLSYQARERDVERFFKGYGKILEVDLKNGYGFVEFDDLRDADDAVYELNGKDLCGERVIVEHARGPRRDGSYGSGRSGYGYRRSGRDKYGPPTRTEYRLIVENLSSRCSWQDLKDYMRQAGEVTYADAHKGRKNEGVIEFVSYSDMKRALEKLDGTEVNGRKIRLVEDKPGSRRRRSYSRSRSHSRSRSRSRHSRKSRSRSGSSKSSHSKSRSRSRSGSRSRSKSRSRSQSRSRSKKEKSRSASKDKSRSRSRSADKRRSKSKDQAEEKVQNSDATGKSKSRSPSRHKSKSKSRSRSQERGVEEKRGSVSRGRSQEKSRGQEEGPRKSRSRSRSQGGSRSRSRSRSKDKRKARKRSREESRSRSRSRSRSRSKSERSRKRGGKRDSKSGSSKKKKKEDTDRSQSRSRSRSGSKERERAKSESGQREGRGESEDAGANQETRSRSRSNSKSKPNPPSESRSRSKSASKTRSRSKSRSRSASRSPSRSRSRSHSRS is encoded by the exons ATACGGGTTTGTGGAGTTTGATGATCTGCGGGATGCAGATGATGCAGTTTATGAACTGAATGGCAAAGACCTTTGTGGTGAGCGAGTAATTGTTGAGCATGCCCGCGGCCCACGACGAGATGGCAGTTACGGTTCTGGACGCA GTGGATATGGTTATAGAAGAAGTGGCCGAGATAAATATGGCCCTCCTACCCGCACAGAATACAGACTTATTGTGGAAAATTTGTCAAGTCGGTGCAGCTGGCAAGACCTAAAG gaTTATATGCGTCAGGCAGGAGAAGTGACCTATGCAGATGCTCACAAGGGACGCAAAAATGAAGGGGTGATTGAATTTGTGTCTTACTCTGATATGAAAAGAGCTCTGGAAAAGTTAGATGGAACTGAAGTCAATGGCAGAAAGATCAGATTAGTTGAAGACAAGCCCGGTTCCAGACGTCGCCGGTCCTACTCCAGGAGCCGGAGTCACTCAAG GTCTCGCTCTCGAAGCAGACATTCTCGTAAGAGCAGAAGCCGAAGCGGCAGCAGCAAAAGCAGTCACTCTAAGAGTAGATCCCGATCCAG GTCAGGCTCCCGCTCCCGCAGCAAGAGCCGCAGCCGCAGCCAGAGCCGCAGCCGCAGCAAGAAGGAGAAGAGCCGGAGCGCCAGCAAGGACAagagccgcagccgcagccgcagcgcCGACAAGCGCCGCAGCAAGAGCAAAGACCAGGCGGAGGAGAAGGTGCAGAACAGCGACGCCACCGGCAAGTCCAAGAGCCGCAGCCCCAGCAGGCACAAAAGCAAGAGTAAAAGTCGAAGCCGGAGTCAGGAGCGGGGCGTGGAGGAGAAGCGGGGCAGCGTGAGCAGGGGCCGCAGCCAGGAGAAGAGCCGCGGCCAAGAGGAGGGCCCGCGCAagagccgcagccgcagccgcagccaggggggcagccgcagccgcagccgcagccggaGCAAGGACAAGAGGAAGGCGAGGAAGAGGAGCCGCGAGGagagccgcagccgcagccgcagccgcagccgcagccgcagcaaGAGCGAGAGGAGCAGGAAGCGGGGCGGCAAGCGGGACAGCAAGTCGGGCAGcagcaagaagaagaagaaggaagacacCGACCGCTCCCAGTCCAGGTCGCGGTCCCGCTCGGGCTCGAAGGAGCGGGAACGAGCCAAGTCCGAGTCGGGCCAGCGGGAAGGCCGCGGGGAGAGTGAGGATGCCGGCGCCAACCAGGAGACCCGGTCCAGGTCCAGGTCCAATTCCAAATCAAAACCAAACCCTCCGTCAGAATCACGCTCCAGATCAAAGTCCGCATCAAAAACCCGATCTCGGTCCAAGTCTAGATCCAGGTCTGCGTCCAGATCGCCCTCCCGGTCTAGATCCAGGTCCCACTCAAGGTCCTAA